A genomic region of Acidimicrobiia bacterium contains the following coding sequences:
- a CDS encoding prolipoprotein diacylglyceryl transferase: MLSSLAAIPYTTFPTIALGPISLRVFGLAVAVGVIVGAFLAGRYGEEYGIPRDVTYSLAMRMVVAGVIGSRITWVLTHLDQVKSPLDAVAIWQGGLQFSGGFVLAIIVGYPVYSRWNRLTRWNSLDGCAYGLTAGLGIGRIGCYAVGEHFGRITTFPLAVRYDGGTFREPTLGAIPLEPGLVFHQTALYELLYMIVLFAILTWLLYIRKERVGPGTAVAIFCGFYGVARFASDSLRVNDARTFGFTGAQFLCLVLMPVSIWIWFWVRKALAQDVRDGMPSGVGAGDPVVASGDTPS, from the coding sequence ATGCTGAGTTCCTTGGCGGCTATTCCCTACACCACGTTCCCTACCATCGCGCTGGGGCCTATCTCGTTACGCGTCTTCGGGTTGGCCGTGGCGGTCGGCGTGATCGTCGGTGCGTTCCTGGCCGGTCGCTACGGCGAGGAGTACGGCATTCCTCGCGACGTTACCTACTCGCTGGCGATGCGCATGGTGGTAGCTGGGGTGATCGGTTCCCGGATCACCTGGGTGCTCACCCACCTCGATCAGGTGAAGTCACCGCTTGATGCCGTGGCGATTTGGCAGGGCGGCTTGCAGTTCTCGGGGGGCTTCGTACTGGCCATCATCGTCGGCTACCCGGTCTACAGCCGCTGGAATCGGCTCACTCGTTGGAACAGTCTCGATGGCTGTGCCTACGGCCTCACCGCGGGTCTTGGCATCGGACGTATCGGCTGTTACGCCGTTGGTGAGCATTTTGGACGAATCACCACGTTCCCGTTGGCGGTGCGCTACGACGGCGGCACTTTCCGAGAGCCGACGCTGGGGGCCATTCCTCTAGAGCCGGGACTGGTGTTCCACCAAACGGCGCTGTACGAGTTGCTCTACATGATCGTGTTGTTTGCGATCTTGACCTGGCTTCTCTACATCCGTAAGGAGCGCGTCGGCCCGGGCACGGCGGTGGCGATCTTTTGTGGCTTCTACGGCGTGGCCCGATTCGCCAGCGACTCGCTGCGGGTCAACGATGCTCGAACCTTCGGATTTACCGGGGCACAGTTCCTGTGTCTCGTACTGATGCCAGTGAGCATCTGGATTTGGTTCTGGGTACGAAAGGCTCTGGCCCAGGATGTGCGGGACGGAATGCCGTCGGGCGTTGGGGCGGGTGATCCCGTAGTCGCCTCCGGGGACACCCCATCATAG
- a CDS encoding geranylgeranyl reductase family protein, with product MTRPGGIDPFARQTEDVTSPHRHDVLIIGGGPAGAAAGHWLARANRDVVIVEKKTFPREKTCGDGLTPRAVTQIQAMGLEEQVAANHHRYDGLRCIAHGKTLEMTWPEHPVHPSYGYVVRRRDLDTMVAAEAVTRGATLLQATEALRPILRDGLLAGAVVKDKETGEEREIHARYVVIADGSLSRFGRALGNQRDKRLPQGMAIRGYFESPMHDEPWIESALDVRDRNGDAMPGYGWIFPCGDGTINVGIGLLSTFRGWRDINTSYLMKEWAATAPEHWGIDPEAMLGEATGGRLPMAGSINPKSGPTWIAIGDAAGSINPFNGEGIDYAYETGRMAAGLLVEALETGSAMPLSRYPDLLEEEYGLYFRVARAFAIVIGQPELMQQLTRVGVQSQSLMEWVLRIMANLLRPDELGPAELAYKAVARIARIAPERIPA from the coding sequence CTGACCCGCCCCGGTGGCATCGACCCTTTCGCCCGGCAGACTGAAGACGTGACCAGCCCTCACCGCCACGACGTCCTCATCATCGGCGGTGGCCCCGCCGGTGCCGCCGCCGGACATTGGCTGGCCCGCGCCAACCGTGACGTGGTGATCGTGGAGAAGAAGACCTTCCCCCGCGAAAAGACCTGCGGCGACGGCCTCACCCCTCGAGCGGTCACGCAGATCCAAGCTATGGGGCTGGAGGAGCAGGTAGCGGCCAACCACCACCGCTACGACGGCCTGCGCTGTATCGCCCACGGTAAGACGCTCGAGATGACCTGGCCGGAACATCCGGTGCACCCGAGCTATGGCTATGTGGTTCGCCGCCGCGACCTCGACACCATGGTGGCCGCCGAAGCGGTTACCCGAGGCGCCACCCTGCTGCAGGCCACCGAAGCCCTCCGACCCATTCTGCGCGACGGACTACTGGCAGGCGCCGTCGTGAAAGACAAAGAAACCGGCGAGGAACGCGAGATCCACGCCCGCTACGTGGTGATCGCCGACGGTTCCCTGTCGCGATTCGGACGGGCCCTCGGCAACCAGCGCGACAAACGTCTTCCCCAGGGCATGGCCATCCGGGGCTACTTCGAAAGCCCGATGCACGACGAACCCTGGATCGAGTCTGCCCTCGATGTGCGCGACCGCAACGGCGATGCCATGCCCGGCTACGGCTGGATCTTTCCCTGCGGCGACGGCACCATCAACGTGGGCATCGGGTTGCTGTCCACCTTCCGCGGCTGGCGGGACATCAACACCTCCTACCTGATGAAAGAATGGGCCGCCACCGCCCCGGAGCACTGGGGCATCGACCCCGAGGCCATGCTCGGCGAGGCCACCGGCGGCCGTCTGCCCATGGCGGGATCGATCAACCCGAAGAGCGGACCGACCTGGATCGCCATCGGTGATGCTGCTGGTTCGATCAACCCGTTCAACGGTGAAGGCATCGACTACGCCTACGAGACCGGCCGGATGGCGGCCGGCCTGCTCGTGGAAGCTCTCGAGACCGGCTCCGCGATGCCGTTGTCGCGCTATCCCGATCTGCTCGAGGAGGAGTACGGCCTCTACTTCCGGGTCGCCCGTGCCTTCGCCATCGTGATCGGACAGCCCGAACTCATGCAGCAACTCACCCGGGTGGGGGTGCAGTCACAGTCGCTCATGGAATGGGTGCTGCGCATCATGGCTAACCTCCTGCGCCCCGACGAACTCGGCCCCGCCGAGTTGGCCTACAAGGCCGTCGCCCGGATTGCCCGCATCGCTCCGGAGCGCATCCCCGCCTAA
- a CDS encoding MFS transporter yields MIGEWMGIVQRRAALLLSPLSIPAFRRLWAADIVSLLGDWVGRIALTVLIYEQTQSSAWAAAVTAVSLAGFVGIGQVLATLADRFGRITVMVVSDVLRAGLFAAMLISMPVVGLLVLAFLAGLATPPFEAARAAAMPDLVPANRYGSALALAGISVQSSLVLGTALGGLLLAVFDVRAVLLLNSISFLVSAVILFGLRDTAAARPAARRATVGGSLREGGSALFHDRMVRRALSIVCVAGAAGTVVEALIVPYALSNDLSPHLLGLLAALVPIGTLFGTALVATGARSDASLLRNAARCCVVAAGVAAPLFWLGAGGPLAFAAFLVTGGIFAVSIPSNTVIGLRLERDHRASAMGIAVGLLMGSQALGAALGGLSASAVGEAETMTGALVVATIFGLWALVTTPTDAKHLFRRRPSAATPLRVIDLAALEDVAVLAPDAPALSSP; encoded by the coding sequence ATGATTGGCGAATGGATGGGTATCGTTCAACGGCGCGCCGCGTTGCTGCTCTCCCCGTTGTCGATCCCCGCCTTTCGCCGTCTTTGGGCCGCCGACATTGTTTCGCTGCTCGGCGACTGGGTGGGCCGAATCGCCCTCACGGTGCTGATCTACGAGCAAACCCAATCGTCGGCCTGGGCCGCTGCGGTCACGGCCGTATCGCTGGCTGGTTTCGTGGGGATTGGGCAGGTCTTGGCCACCCTCGCCGATCGCTTTGGGCGGATCACCGTGATGGTGGTCAGCGATGTCCTGCGAGCGGGGTTGTTCGCGGCGATGCTGATTTCGATGCCGGTGGTGGGGTTGCTCGTCCTGGCGTTCTTGGCCGGTCTGGCCACCCCGCCGTTCGAAGCCGCCCGCGCCGCCGCCATGCCTGATCTCGTACCGGCGAATCGCTACGGCAGCGCGTTGGCCCTCGCGGGGATTTCGGTGCAGTCATCGCTGGTCCTCGGAACCGCGTTGGGGGGTCTGCTGTTAGCGGTATTCGATGTCCGTGCCGTACTGCTGCTCAACTCGATCAGTTTTTTGGTGTCGGCGGTCATCCTGTTCGGATTGCGTGATACGGCGGCGGCTCGTCCCGCCGCTCGACGCGCCACCGTGGGTGGTTCGCTGCGCGAGGGTGGCTCGGCGTTGTTCCACGACCGGATGGTTCGGCGCGCCCTCAGCATTGTTTGTGTGGCGGGCGCCGCCGGGACAGTGGTGGAGGCGCTCATTGTGCCCTACGCGCTCTCCAACGATCTCTCCCCTCATCTGCTCGGCCTCCTCGCCGCCTTGGTGCCCATCGGCACGTTGTTCGGAACGGCTTTGGTAGCGACGGGAGCTCGTTCGGATGCCTCGTTGTTGCGCAATGCCGCCCGCTGTTGCGTGGTGGCGGCCGGGGTGGCGGCTCCGTTGTTCTGGCTGGGGGCGGGGGGCCCACTGGCCTTCGCGGCCTTCCTGGTGACCGGGGGGATTTTCGCAGTATCGATTCCCTCCAACACGGTGATCGGCCTGCGCCTGGAACGCGACCATCGCGCCTCGGCGATGGGGATCGCCGTGGGGCTCCTGATGGGTTCGCAGGCCCTCGGGGCTGCTCTGGGGGGATTGTCGGCGAGTGCCGTGGGCGAAGCTGAAACCATGACGGGGGCCCTGGTGGTGGCCACCATCTTTGGGCTGTGGGCGCTTGTCACCACCCCCACCGATGCCAAGCACCTCTTCCGGCGGCGCCCGTCAGCGGCCACGCCCTTGCGAGTGATCGACCTCGCGGCGCTCGAAGATGTTGCCGTCCTCGCTCCTGATGCACCCGCCCTGTCCTCGCCGTAG